Proteins encoded within one genomic window of Natator depressus isolate rNatDep1 chromosome 1, rNatDep2.hap1, whole genome shotgun sequence:
- the LOC141980558 gene encoding olfactory receptor 51G2-like: protein MSAVNDTKFTPAAFLLTGIPGQEDVHLWISIPFCLMYLISIVGNSVILFIIKTDPSLHKPMYIFLSMLAISDLGLSIATIPTMLGIFLFNSREISFDACFAQLFFIHSLQCIESSVLLLMALDRFIAIRDPLRYASILTLPRIAKMGLVCVLRGVAVILPLTILLKQFQYCRANVLSHSYCLHQEVMKMACSDIRVNSIFGLFTKLVTMGLDLLLIVLSYVMILKTVLSITSHAQCLRALNTCISHLCVILLFYTPDISMVVMYRFWHSSSYLLQIVLSYISLLVPPLMNPVVYSVKSKHLRARIIRVFFK, encoded by the coding sequence ATGTCAGCTGTCAATGACACCAAATTCACACCTGCAGCGTTCCTTCTTACCGGGATACCTGGACAGGAAGACGTCCATCTCTGGATCTCTATCCCCTTCTGCTTAATGTATCTTATTTCAATAGTAGGAAATTCAGTCATTCtgttcattataaaaacagatcCAAGCCTCCATAagcccatgtacattttcctttccatgttggccATCTCAGACCTTGGCTTATCCATAGCCACCATACCAACAATGCTGGGTATATTCTTGTTTAACTCTAGGGAGATCAGCTTTGATGCATGTTTTGCCCAGTTGTTCTTCATCCACTCCCTTCAATGCATTGAATCCTCCGTGCTCTTGTTGATGGCCTTGGACCGCTTCATTGCTATCCGTGACCCGCTGAGATATGCCTCCATCCTAACCCTGCCAAGAATAGCCAAGATGGGACTGGTGTGTGTTCTAAGGGGGGTGGCTGTAATACTCCCACTCACCATTCTCCTGAAACAGTTCCAGTATTGTCGAGCCAATGTCCTCTCCCATTCTTACTGCCTGCACCAGGAGGTCATGAAGATGGCTTGTTCAGATATCAGAGTCAACAGTATCTTTGGCTTGTTTACCAAACTCGTAACGATGGGCTTGGACTTGCTGCTCATCGTCCTCTCTTATGTGATGATCCTCAAAACAGTGCTGAGCATCACATCCCATGCTCAATGCCTCAGGGCTTTGAACACCTGCATCTCACACCTCTGTGTCATCCTGCTCTTCTACACACCAGACATCAGCATGGTTGTGATGTACAGATTCTGGCATAGCTCTTCTTACTTGCTTCAGATTGTTCTGAGCTACATCTCCCTGCTGGTCCCGCCCCTGATGAACCCAGTCGTGTACAGCGTGAAAAGCAAACACCTTCGTGCACGGATAATCAGGGTGTTTTTCAAGTGA